The stretch of DNA aaagtattcggcccccttgaactttgcgaccttttgccacatttcaagcttcaaacataaagatataaaactgtatctttttgtgaagaatcaacaacaagtgggacacaatcaggaggaatgggaaaaaatttcagtctctcgatgtgcaaaactgatagagacataccccaagcgacttacagctgtaatcgcagcaaaaggtggcgctacaaattattaacttaagggtgctgaataattttgcacgcccaatttttcagtttttgatttgttaaaaaagtttgaaatatccaataaaagtcgttccacttcatgattgtgtcccacttgttgttgattcttcacaaaaaaatacagttttatatctttatggccttcctgtgacatccggTGCTGTATGTGTCCTGGACGGTGGAtggtttgccccccccccccccccccggtactGCGTTGGGcaaaccacaccaccctctggagagccttgtggttgcgggtggtgcagttgccattcCAGGAGGTGATAGAGCCCAACAGGAGGCTTTTAATTGTGTATCTgctaaagtttgtgagggttttaggtgacaatcaaatttctttagcctcctgagattgaagaggctctgttgcgccttcttcaccacactgtctttgtggggggtccatttcagtttgtcagtgatgtgtatgccaaggaacttgaagctttccaccttctccactgtggtcccgtcaatgtagatagggaggtgcaccctctgctgtttcctgaagttcacgatcatctccattgttttgttgacgttgagtaagaggttgttttccaggcaccacagTCCCAGAgccctcccctcctgtctcatAATCGTTGAttatcaagcctactactgttgtgtcgtctgtaaacttgatgattgaggcGTGCATACCCACTCAGTCATGGATGAACAGATATCCCTCCCGCAGAGGGGGAGCGTTATAGAGGGATTGATGGGGGGTAGGGTTTAAATTTGTAAATTATAAGGCAGCAGCCCGATTCCTTCCTAGTCTCTAATGTGAGAGACTGGAATGTGTGTGCCTTATGGAGAATCTACCTCAGAATTGTAACATGCAATAAATGGACTTTGGGACATTATATTTCTCCAGACAAAATGGTCGTAACAATGACAGATGGAATATAAAAATGAATGTTATTTTTGCTATGTTATTGTTAAAGGGAAATGTCACAATTGTTCAACTTCattttcatcatctccagcaccaccccaatatcaacatatgtgaaaattacGTGTTTCTATGTTCTGTCATCATCGGTGTGCATCctgtgattttaaccaattatgattGGTTGATTATGTCATTGGGAACACTGATCTTATGAAGTTGAAGAATTGTGAAATTTCCCTTCAACCAGGTGGTAGCTGGCTTCTTTTTTCTCTTTGTAATATGTTGAGATATTACACATTATGCAAAAGGTTAACTTCAATTAGTTGCTTACCTTGGAGCAAAAGCATGTGTCCTTCGTTATCTTGCTTGTGTTCAACTGTGAATGACCACAAAGCTTTATCCACAACCTACACTTCTCTCCGTTAGATTTTGGTTTTGGAAAGGGTATAAAAAAATACACCACTCTCTTACCTCTCCAGGTACAGACTGTCAGTATTACATGTGCCCCAGGCACACCGTTTTACCATTTTCTGTTCACTAGTAGCAGAGAAAGGAAAAGTATCCCTGCCTGTAGCCCATAGAAACCATGACAATTTTTTTCAAGGGTCAAGGGTCAAAAGGGTCAATTATGTAAAACTGATTTGGGATACCTTTGATGGTTTCTTATAACCAGGTGCTTTACATACTAACCAATACACTTGAACATTAATAGGTCAAAGATGGCCATTatgtgtttttctttattataatttggtattattgtataatgtacaCCATGTGTTAGGCACTTTTTCTGTTATAAAGTTGACGTTTATTCTCTATTGGAGTATATTCATTGCTTAAAGTGATAGTTGACCCAAATGTCATAATTTGTCAACCTTTTTCTGTATTATTTTTTTTGAACCCAATCAGAGTATTCTGAACAAACCTTATTTACCAAGAAACAGGTGAAGGTCAGGGACAGGCTTCAAGTTTCAAGTCCAAAGAAATGCTTTTTTggaggttccttctcgacaatgcaacaacaataaaacaTGATAATATTTAAGAATTTTGAACATAAAGTAAATTACCCAgaagaatagaataaacattttagcaaaaCACCACTTGTTTACCCTGCTGTCCACCATTTTGTTCTACCAAATCTACCAGATTTCACAAAGTAAACAAAGTATTTCCAAATTCAGGTTTTTCTACTCTGATGAAAGAGTGTGAAACAAGGGTGTGCAATGTGGGAAAGTTGAACTTCAACCGGTATTTAAGCACAGACATTATGCAGTCAGAAACACAGATGGAAGCTGAGCAAGAATTTCTTGTAGATTTTCTCCTTGAGTGAAAGCATCATCTAAGGCTTTACCATGAAGACTGCTGTTCTTTTGTTTACTGTGGTGCTCATAGGTAAGAATAACCAAAATTGACATATATTGATTCAACTATTAGGTCAATCCATTGCAATATCAAATCAAGTAGCTGTCCAGCTCGCACATGCAATTTGGTTGGTTCTGGATGCAGTTTGTGTTCAATATAATTTTGGCATTTTAATATAAATACACTTAAATAGTAGAAAATATCAGCATAACAGGTTTTCCTCCTTAGTCAATATATCTGTGGTTCATCCCATCTCTAGCTGTGTTGTCAGAGTGTGAGATGGTCAAGTTTGGTCAGCTGTGCAGCGACAACTCCAGtaacaggaggaggacaggggacaAATGGGGACAAGGACACCACGGCGCAAGCAGGTAtggcaagtgtgtgtgtctgtagtatttgTGGCATGTATTTTGATGTATCAGTTTGGTTTTGTATTATTTTACTGTCCGCAATTTACCTCATACTTTAGTTGATAAGATGTTAACCACATTCCATGACAATGATTGAAATCTAAAAACCCATTCATTCAATATTAATGCTCTTACTGTATACAGTACAAGAATGAAAACATACCAAAGTGTTGCAATTGAGATACTCTCTGAATACTTTGTGAACCCCCCAACTTTAATACCCTTTCCTATCTATGTCCAGAGGAGGCCGTGCGCATCAGGGTCTGGACattgtgtgtaatgatggggccacagtgtacGCTCCATTTGACGTGAAACTCAATGGCAAAGTGATCGTGTACACAGACCCGAAGAAGGCAGCCATCAACGATGGGATCAACCTCAGTGGAGAGGGTCAGTGTCTATCCtgaatcttttttttattttttataaccgAGTTAAGTTAATGCTATGCTTGTAAATATGCACTGTATTCCGATGGAACTCCCTAAAAACCAACCACTTCACTCTGTGTCGTAACAGGTAAGGAAAGCATTTTCACTACTCCTTTTCTTAACTTTAACTTCATTCTCCTAATCTGCTACATTACTTCTCCTTACCTGCtgtgtaagttctcctaaccacTAAGAAAACGTCACTTTTGATCATGGCTGTATTGAAGTGGCGTGTTTTTAGGCTGTCCCGTAACCCAATATTCTGGCTCTGTTGTGTCACTGAGGTATACGAGCAACTAATATGTCACATGGAGGAATGGATATTGGAAGAATATGTGGCATATAATTGGGTAATGGTTGAATCAACTGtctaattgattgattgactgacactGTGGTTGTCTCTGTTTTCTAGGTCTGTGCTTTAAGCTTTTCTACGTAAAGCCTGACAAGTACTCTGGGGTGGTGAAGAAGGGCCAGAGGATTGGGACCATGCTGACCATGCAAAGTGTCTACCCAGGGATCACTTCTCATGTCCACGTCCAGATGTGTGACAAGTCTGACCCCACCAAGTTCTTTTAAAGGAGTCCCTTTTGGCCTCTCAATCAACCAATAACATGATTGTAATCATTGGCCAATAGATGGGCTTACTGTGTTTAAAAATGATAATttgcttattattattataattttttattacaGTATAAAATACATGCATGCTGCACATTTCTGGAATAAAGTTTTACATGAACCCTATAAGCATCAGGGGTAAATTCATCATTTTGTATAAATCCTTTTATGCAACTAGTTACAGACATGAAAATAGACAATGATTTCTGTGTTAATATATCCTTTctgtggtatatatatatatatatatatatatatatatactctttTTGTATACTAGTTGTACGTGGCTCATCTGACAATGTGTACTCAATAGTAAACTTTGTGAAAAAAACATGATAGATTTAAAACAAATAACAACCCTGTACCATGACTAGACAGTGGAAAAAAACACCCATCTCTTTAATAAGTTCTTTAGACAATaaaaagctaatttaccaacatttctgaaaatttGAAATGAAACTTCTATTGATCAAAATAACTGTTTAAAACATGAAAAACATACTAAAAATGTCACGTTCGTTgtaatgatgagaccaaggcgcagcgtgataagaatacattcttctttaattaACCAAAACCACTTAAACAACTGTGATGCTATGCTAAACcaagtgctgacatgcaactacacatagacaataacccacaaaaccaaaatggaaaatggcaacctaaataggatccccaatcagagacaacgataaacagctgtctctgatttggaaccaattcaggccaccatagacctacatatacctagacataccaaaaccccatagatttacaaaaaccctagacaagacaaaacacacataccaccctcgtcacaccatgacctaaccaaaataataaagaaaaccctgacctaaccaaaataataaagaaaacaaagaatactaaggtcagggcgtgacaattattTATAAATGTAAACATTAAATTTGACTATAAATGTgtgaaaatgtaaaaatatatgcATATTTTGGGGAATTTAAACCATTAGCTTGTGTTACAAAAGGTTAATAAATAAAAAGTGTTACTGTTTGACAGAAAATGTAATTTTGCCATCATTTCCAATTTGGGGTAAAAAATGACCCATGTTGGTGCTTTTAGGGGTCAAAATATGTTGGTACTTTTGGGGTATTAACAACAAAATAAATACATCATAAATCATTCCTAATAAATAATGTGTATTTTTGTATCTGAGCCTCCATTTTTGTCTCAATAAAAACAACGAGCATGTGTTACTTTACACAACTAAAACCAAACAAATTTAGCGCAGCCAGTAAGGCAATGTCGAGCCCAAGTGGAGGTGGAAGGGAACGAGGAAGTAGATGTGCTACCTAAACAGTCCCGTCGAAGAGAGGAAGTGGAGGTGCCAATGAACAAGGCGGCTGAGGGACTGATATGGAAACTAGTGGTgcagagatggcaggagcagtgAAGCAGAGGCACTTAGGGCAGGCATCTATTCCAAGTACAGAGGAATAACAAACTTAGGGTTAGAAAACAATGACATTTTCTACAAAAAAATGATTGACCTAATAAAGCATATGTGGTGGTTGTTTTGGTCAATTTttgttgagtaaggcagctccaaaatgcagctgTTTCAACCTCGCTCAGTGCTTTATGTGTTGGAGGGGCGGACAGAGAAAGTACAGAGCGTAGGCGTCTTTAATCTTCTCTGATTGTGTGATTTGCTCAGGGTGCTGTCATTCacggggacactacgtcaccactGCACCTGCTGGGAGAGCTAGCTAGCAAAAGCCCCTCTTCGGTGCTCCATTGATTTACAGTAGAAGTGTGTTCAAGGAATTAAATTACTCTATATTTTAATATCCAATTAAAATCAAACACTCTGTCCATTCATAAGGActtgtaagacccttattctaTAATAATAGACAGAGCCCAGTCTCAGAGTCAAACAGCagagtttattcacgagagtactgaacacgatacaggttaccacaggttataaactgaaaatgacgttgTTAGTTCCAGCACCAACCCGTGCCATCTCCGTTCCAGTACAAAGGCtgtatctcaagccttcccacatccgtctccctaccaatttaatataatttacgagTCAAGGTTTTCTcatgtagataagcattctagccagtctgattcatttgtaccaaggaacagacagtcattgttctaactcttgaccacattcacacacattatattcaataCTGGGATCAAGAAAGAATACTCATACATTTACagcaacataatagtattctgattagtacatatacagtaacataatagtattcggattagtacatatacagtatcatattagtattctgattagtcagtcctgattgtaatgtatacataattagtcaccattgataaaaattcccttaacaaagTGCAAGCCCAAGAAGGCCCattgtcattggccacagataaatcAACATCTAATGCCCGGTAACTTTGTCAACTTCATAGCTAGCTAGTTGTTTACCACACACTGTTACCACGTCTTGAAGCTAGGTATCTTAGCTAGTTGAAACATGTCTACTAGCTTAGCTAATTCAGAGCAAATGATTTTCAAACATAGTGTTATGAAGGAAATGTAGAGATAAAAATGTATTGGTGCTAATTAGCCACCTAAACTTTTAAATATGGTTATCCATTCAAAAATAAAGCAAGCTGGATCATAGAGCAATGGCTATTGTTGATGTTTGATGGCAGACTGTAATACCGATGGAACCATATGTAGAAGAAGGATTAGTTATAAATGTCTTTGATGGAACTGGAACTGTGCAATATATGAAGCGAGGGAATAGTGTTACAGACATTGCATATTGTTAAGTAACCAGGCCCCTTTGTGTCACAATATTACAGACCGATTAATAGTTAGTTAACTCTATAAAAGTATGCTCGACTACTGTGGTCTTTCGTGCAATAAGAGCTAAAGATATGGGACGTAGCCATAAACTGATCATAACCCAAATGTTATaacatttgtgtgtgtggctTCACATTTTTTTTTGATGAATTATTAGTGCATTCAATGTGTAGCCAGTGCAGTGTACTGGTTTTAATGCAAATGAGCTTTGTTGATTGACTTTGCCCCACCAATATTTTCAGGTTAAATTCAGCACTTGGACAGGAGGTAAAATGGTATGGAAAGAAGAGGAGTAAACTAACATTTAAATTAACCTGGAAAGAATAGGAGTAAACTGACATTTAAATGAACCCCAACCCTATAACTCTTTTAGATTTTTGATGAAAACGTTTTTCAGAATATTattattactctctctctctgcttcttcaAATGTGTTGCTGAAACAATCACTGACCGACTTCCTGTTCCTCTCAGTGACAGTTAGGCAGAGAGTCAAAGTTTGACTGAAGCCACAACTCAGAGAAAAGCTCACTTCTGTCACAACCCATTGGGCACAGCACGTCATTTCAACATgggataattgggtaatatttggttgtgacgttgatcaatgagattacatcCTATATTAatccactcaaaaagacagccaaaagtgagttgaatttccaatgtattatcactatgctttcaactatctaaaagcacaaccaaattcctaTCGATaaacaatgtctgatttttggtttagCTGTCACCCAAATGTCTCACTGCGCTTTCAACCATATAAAAACACATCAAAGTTTAAATGGGAATTACAGTGTCAGCTATTTTGTTTATTTACACAAAGGTTTAATATTAAATCACTATGCAAGCAGAACCAAacgacctggattgcagttgagattacattaaagcACATGGTGCAAGTGACCAATGCCGTTcaagattctgcacagattattacagcaattgtgaagatctccacagacctacGGCGACCTATGCATGCACTCTTGAACATGCACActttatatgattacataagacaTTTATAGTTAAAGTAACCTCAAAATGTAGCCATGGATGTGGTACTTATTTGAAGGTTAtttttacattagtttgtaagataaCTTCAGGCTACACTTTCAGTGGTTGATGATCCAGCCAACctacggaggaggaggaggaggagtaggaggaggactgacacttctccctccctgtatcaTCGACACGCCCTGCAT from Oncorhynchus kisutch isolate 150728-3 linkage group LG15, Okis_V2, whole genome shotgun sequence encodes:
- the LOC109887297 gene encoding leukocyte cell-derived chemotaxin-2 isoform X1 — protein: MKTAVLLFTVVLIAVLSECEMVKFGQLCSDNSSNRRRTGDKWGQGHHGASRGGRAHQGLDIVCNDGATVYAPFDVKLNGKVIVYTDPKKAAINDGINLSGEGLCFKLFYVKPDKYSGVVKKGQRIGTMLTMQSVYPGITSHVHVQMCDKSDPTKFF
- the LOC109887297 gene encoding leukocyte cell-derived chemotaxin-2 isoform X2, whose protein sequence is MVKFGQLCSDNSSNRRRTGDKWGQGHHGASRGGRAHQGLDIVCNDGATVYAPFDVKLNGKVIVYTDPKKAAINDGINLSGEGLCFKLFYVKPDKYSGVVKKGQRIGTMLTMQSVYPGITSHVHVQMCDKSDPTKFF